From Hippoglossus stenolepis isolate QCI-W04-F060 chromosome 6, HSTE1.2, whole genome shotgun sequence, a single genomic window includes:
- the csde1 gene encoding cold shock domain-containing protein E1 isoform X6 produces the protein MGSPWKGFVEFTLPASPPTAFVSADLSSTSPVGLSLSPYGRSHIQVLSPVSEMERGSSEPPVARNTGSAPSTSTGPMSIPRSSSVSCHPQPGSKKHKRTPLYQRSMSFDPGMLHNNGHTAYANGSGPGIRETGVVEKLLTSYGFIQCSERQDRLFFHCSQYNGNLQDLKIGDDVEFEVSSDRRTGKRIAVKLLKIKPEVLPEERISGQVVSSIPVHLDGKSGPVQVPNGSVCYERNGEVFYLTYTPEDVEGNIHLDTGDKVSFYMETNKHTGAVSARNIQLVKKKQMRCQGVVCATKEAFGFIERADVVKEIFFHYSEFKGDLEALQAGDDVEFTIKDRNGKEVATDVRLLPQGTVIFEDISIEQFEGTVVKVIPKVPTKNQNDPLPGRISSRIGFTDKELPFGEKDTKSKVTLLEGDHIQFNISTDRRDKLERATNIDVLPDTFDFTKETREMGVIAAIRDGFGFIKCVDRDARMFFHFSEVLEESQLHISDEVEFTVVPVGPVNKIFTKDMLSAQRNHAVRIKKLPKGTVSFHTQSEQRFMGVVEKEVIAVTTKNVSPTKGKEKKKDKGKVVEKESEEGVIGYEDCGVKLTVAYHTKDLEGGGLPQAGDKVEFSINEVKRTGQQSAVSIRVLNRTSSNAKRLHGFVATLKDNFGFIETANHDQEIFFHYSEMCGDLDSLELGDTVEYTLSKGKGNKVSAEKVTKVAAVNGIGEDVGAAVMMGKVIRPLRSVDPSQTEYQGLIEITEEGGTKGPSYPFGIMGMASKADCLQKGELVKFQVCTVSQTGQNMAYSVVPQRRALVECVKDQFGFITYEVGESKKLFFHVKEVQDGLELQTGDEVEFSVVLNQRTGKCSACNVRRVSEGPKPVATPRPDRLVNRLKSITLDDASAPRLVIVRQPRGPDNSKGFNVERKTRQPGVID, from the exons ATGGGCAGCCCCTGGAAAGGCTTTGTTGAGTTTACCTTGCCTGCGTCGCCACCCACCGCGTTTGTTAGCGCTGACCTGAGCAGCACCTCCCCTGTCGGACTCAGCCTGTCGCCATATGGCCGCTCC CATATTCAAGTCCTCTCCCCCGTGTCAGAAATGGAAAGAGGCTCCTCTGAACCGCCAGTGGCTCGCAACACTGGCTCTGCCCCATCCACCTCTACCGGTCCCATGTCTATCCCCcgctcctcctccgtctcttgCCACCCCCAACCAGGAAGCAAAAAACACAAGCGGACTCCCTTGTATCAGAGATCA ATGAGTTTTGACCCAGGAATGCTCCATAACAATGGGCACACTGCATACGCCAATGGCTCAGGACCAGGCATTAGAGAGACTGGCGTGGTGGAGAAGCTTCTGACTTCCTATGGGTTCATCCAGTGCTCTGAACGTCAGGATCGTCTCTTCTTCCACTGCTCTCAGTACAATGGCAACCTGCAGGATCTCAAAATAGGAG ATGATGTAGAGTTTGAGGTATCCTCTGACAGGCGCACTGGCAAGCGCATAGCAGTGAAGCTGCTTAAGATAAAGCCAGAGGTGCTGCCAGAGGAGCGCATCTCGGGCCAG GTTGTCTCATCAATCCCAGTGCACTTGGATGGAAAGTCTGGTCCTGTGCAGGTTCCCAATGGCAGTGTCTGTTATGAAAGAAATGGG GAAGTGTTCTACCTTACCTACACTCCTGAGGATGTAGAGGGTAACATCCACCTGGACACCGGTGACAAAGTCAGCTTTTACATGGAGACCAACAAACA CACTGGTGCGGTTAGTGCTCGTAATATTCagctggtgaagaagaaacagatgCGGTGCCAGGGTGTGGTGTGCGCTACAAAG GAGGCCTTTGGATTCATCGAAAGGGCTGACGTGGTGAAGGAGATCTTCTTTCACTACAGTGAGTTCAAGGGTGATTTGGAGGCTCTGCAGGCTGGAGATGATGTCGAGTTCACCATCAAAGACAGAAAT GGTAAAGAAGTAGCTACTGATGTGAGGCTGCTCCCTCAAGGAACGGTCATTTTTGAGGATATCAGCATTGAGCAGTTTGAAGGCACTGTCGTCAAGGTCATTCCCAAGGTTCCCACCAAAAACCAG AACGACCCTCTCCCAGGTCGCATCAGTTCTCGAATTGGTTTCACTGACAAGGAGCTGCCGTTCGGGGAGAAGGACACAAAATCCAAGGTGACCCTTTTGGAGGGCGATCACATTCAGTTCAACATCTCCACCGACCGCAGAGACAAGCTGGAGAGGGCGACGAACATCGACGTCCTCCCAGACACCTTCGACTTCACCAAGGAGACGCGTGAAATG GGGGTGATTGCGGCTATACGCGATGGCTTTGGCTTCATAAAGTGTGTGGATCGGGATGCTAGGATGTTCTTTCACTTCAGTGAAGTGCTGGAGGAGAGCCAACTGCACATCTCGGATGAAGTGGAGTTTACTGTTGTGCCTGTAGGTCCTGTTAATAAGATTTTCACCAAA GATATGCTGTCTGCTCAGAGGAACCATGCCGTGCGCATCAAGAAGCTGCCCAAGGGCACTGTGTCTTTCCATACCCAGTCTGAGCAGCGCTTCATGGGTGTGGTGGAGAAAGAAGTTATTGCTGTCACCACAAAGAATGTCAGTCCTACCAAGGGCAAGGAGAAG AAAAAAGACAAG GGTAAAGTCGTAGAAAAG GAATCGGAGGAAGGAGTTATTGGATATGAAGACTGTGGAGTGAAGCTCACTGTGGCATACCATACTAAAGACCTAGAGGGAGGAGGTCTCCCACAGGCTGGAGACAAG GTGGAGTTCTCTATCAACGAAGTGAAGCGAACTGGCCAGCAGAGCGCAGTCTCCATCAGGGTCCTCAACCGTACCTCCTCCAATGCCAAGAGACTACATGGATTTGTTGCCACACTGAAGGACAACTTTGGCTTCATTGAGACAGCAAATCATGACCAAGAGATTTTCTTTCACTACAG TGAGATGTGTGGAGACTTGGACAGTTTGGAGCTGGGCGACACAGTGGAGTACACGCTCTCtaaaggaaaaggaaacaaagtcAGTGCTGAAAAGGTTACCAAAGTGGCTGCAG TGAATGGCATTGGCGAGGATGTTGGTGCGGCAGTGATGATGGGCAAAGTCATCCGTCCTTTACGCAGTGTAGACCCCTCCCAAACAGAATACCAAGGGCTTATTGAAATCACAGAGGAAG GTGGAACAAAAGGTCCAAGTTATCCCTTTGGAATCATGGGTATGGCCAGCAAGGCAGATTGTCTGCAGAAAGGAGAACTTGTGAAGTTCCAGGTTTGCACAGTATCCCAGACTGGACAGAATATGGCCTATAGTGTTGTCCCCCAGCGTAGAGCCTTGGTGGAGTGTGTCAAAGACCAG TTTGGCTTCATCACATATGAGGTCGGTGAGAGCAAGAAACTGTTCTTCCACGTAAAAGAAGTGCAAGATGGCCTGGAGCTCCAAACCGGGGATGAGGTGGAGTTCTCGGTCGTCCTTAATCAACGCACAGGAAAATGTAGTGCCTGCAATGTTCGCAGAGTCAG CGAGGGGCCTAAACCAGTGGCAACTCCTCGCCCTGACCGTCTGGTGAACCGATTGAAGAGCATCACCCTTGATGATGCCAGTGCTCCTCGTCTGGTCATCGTTAGACAGCCCCGCGGTCCTGACAACTCAAAG
- the csde1 gene encoding cold shock domain-containing protein E1 isoform X10 — protein sequence MGSPWKGFVEFTLPASPPTAFVSADLSSTSPVGLSLSPYGRSHIQVLSPVSEMERGSSEPPVARNTGSAPSTSTGPMSIPRSSSVSCHPQPGSKKHKRTPLYQRSMSFDPGMLHNNGHTAYANGSGPGIRETGVVEKLLTSYGFIQCSERQDRLFFHCSQYNGNLQDLKIGDDVEFEVSSDRRTGKRIAVKLLKIKPEVLPEERISGQVGPDLHAYPFTVLHGYIHPVVSSIPVHLDGKSGPVQVPNGSVCYERNGEVFYLTYTPEDVEGNIHLDTGDKVSFYMETNKHTGAVSARNIQLVKKKQMRCQGVVCATKEAFGFIERADVVKEIFFHYSEFKGDLEALQAGDDVEFTIKDRNGKEVATDVRLLPQGTVIFEDISIEQFEGTVVKVIPKVPTKNQNDPLPGRISSRIGFTDKELPFGEKDTKSKVTLLEGDHIQFNISTDRRDKLERATNIDVLPDTFDFTKETREMDMLSAQRNHAVRIKKLPKGTVSFHTQSEQRFMGVVEKEVIAVTTKNVSPTKGKEKKKDKGKVVEKESEEGVIGYEDCGVKLTVAYHTKDLEGGGLPQAGDKVEFSINEVKRTGQQSAVSIRVLNRTSSNAKRLHGFVATLKDNFGFIETANHDQEIFFHYSEMCGDLDSLELGDTVEYTLSKGKGNKVSAEKVTKVAAVNGIGEDVGAAVMMGKVIRPLRSVDPSQTEYQGLIEITEEGGTKGPSYPFGIMGMASKADCLQKGELVKFQVCTVSQTGQNMAYSVVPQRRALVECVKDQFGFITYEVGESKKLFFHVKEVQDGLELQTGDEVEFSVVLNQRTGKCSACNVRRVSEGPKPVATPRPDRLVNRLKSITLDDASAPRLVIVRQPRGPDNSKGFNVERKTRQPGVID from the exons ATGGGCAGCCCCTGGAAAGGCTTTGTTGAGTTTACCTTGCCTGCGTCGCCACCCACCGCGTTTGTTAGCGCTGACCTGAGCAGCACCTCCCCTGTCGGACTCAGCCTGTCGCCATATGGCCGCTCC CATATTCAAGTCCTCTCCCCCGTGTCAGAAATGGAAAGAGGCTCCTCTGAACCGCCAGTGGCTCGCAACACTGGCTCTGCCCCATCCACCTCTACCGGTCCCATGTCTATCCCCcgctcctcctccgtctcttgCCACCCCCAACCAGGAAGCAAAAAACACAAGCGGACTCCCTTGTATCAGAGATCA ATGAGTTTTGACCCAGGAATGCTCCATAACAATGGGCACACTGCATACGCCAATGGCTCAGGACCAGGCATTAGAGAGACTGGCGTGGTGGAGAAGCTTCTGACTTCCTATGGGTTCATCCAGTGCTCTGAACGTCAGGATCGTCTCTTCTTCCACTGCTCTCAGTACAATGGCAACCTGCAGGATCTCAAAATAGGAG ATGATGTAGAGTTTGAGGTATCCTCTGACAGGCGCACTGGCAAGCGCATAGCAGTGAAGCTGCTTAAGATAAAGCCAGAGGTGCTGCCAGAGGAGCGCATCTCGGGCCAGGTGGGGCCAGACCTGCACGCCTATCCCTTTACTGTGCTGCATGGTTATATTCATCCA GTTGTCTCATCAATCCCAGTGCACTTGGATGGAAAGTCTGGTCCTGTGCAGGTTCCCAATGGCAGTGTCTGTTATGAAAGAAATGGG GAAGTGTTCTACCTTACCTACACTCCTGAGGATGTAGAGGGTAACATCCACCTGGACACCGGTGACAAAGTCAGCTTTTACATGGAGACCAACAAACA CACTGGTGCGGTTAGTGCTCGTAATATTCagctggtgaagaagaaacagatgCGGTGCCAGGGTGTGGTGTGCGCTACAAAG GAGGCCTTTGGATTCATCGAAAGGGCTGACGTGGTGAAGGAGATCTTCTTTCACTACAGTGAGTTCAAGGGTGATTTGGAGGCTCTGCAGGCTGGAGATGATGTCGAGTTCACCATCAAAGACAGAAAT GGTAAAGAAGTAGCTACTGATGTGAGGCTGCTCCCTCAAGGAACGGTCATTTTTGAGGATATCAGCATTGAGCAGTTTGAAGGCACTGTCGTCAAGGTCATTCCCAAGGTTCCCACCAAAAACCAG AACGACCCTCTCCCAGGTCGCATCAGTTCTCGAATTGGTTTCACTGACAAGGAGCTGCCGTTCGGGGAGAAGGACACAAAATCCAAGGTGACCCTTTTGGAGGGCGATCACATTCAGTTCAACATCTCCACCGACCGCAGAGACAAGCTGGAGAGGGCGACGAACATCGACGTCCTCCCAGACACCTTCGACTTCACCAAGGAGACGCGTGAAATG GATATGCTGTCTGCTCAGAGGAACCATGCCGTGCGCATCAAGAAGCTGCCCAAGGGCACTGTGTCTTTCCATACCCAGTCTGAGCAGCGCTTCATGGGTGTGGTGGAGAAAGAAGTTATTGCTGTCACCACAAAGAATGTCAGTCCTACCAAGGGCAAGGAGAAG AAAAAAGACAAG GGTAAAGTCGTAGAAAAG GAATCGGAGGAAGGAGTTATTGGATATGAAGACTGTGGAGTGAAGCTCACTGTGGCATACCATACTAAAGACCTAGAGGGAGGAGGTCTCCCACAGGCTGGAGACAAG GTGGAGTTCTCTATCAACGAAGTGAAGCGAACTGGCCAGCAGAGCGCAGTCTCCATCAGGGTCCTCAACCGTACCTCCTCCAATGCCAAGAGACTACATGGATTTGTTGCCACACTGAAGGACAACTTTGGCTTCATTGAGACAGCAAATCATGACCAAGAGATTTTCTTTCACTACAG TGAGATGTGTGGAGACTTGGACAGTTTGGAGCTGGGCGACACAGTGGAGTACACGCTCTCtaaaggaaaaggaaacaaagtcAGTGCTGAAAAGGTTACCAAAGTGGCTGCAG TGAATGGCATTGGCGAGGATGTTGGTGCGGCAGTGATGATGGGCAAAGTCATCCGTCCTTTACGCAGTGTAGACCCCTCCCAAACAGAATACCAAGGGCTTATTGAAATCACAGAGGAAG GTGGAACAAAAGGTCCAAGTTATCCCTTTGGAATCATGGGTATGGCCAGCAAGGCAGATTGTCTGCAGAAAGGAGAACTTGTGAAGTTCCAGGTTTGCACAGTATCCCAGACTGGACAGAATATGGCCTATAGTGTTGTCCCCCAGCGTAGAGCCTTGGTGGAGTGTGTCAAAGACCAG TTTGGCTTCATCACATATGAGGTCGGTGAGAGCAAGAAACTGTTCTTCCACGTAAAAGAAGTGCAAGATGGCCTGGAGCTCCAAACCGGGGATGAGGTGGAGTTCTCGGTCGTCCTTAATCAACGCACAGGAAAATGTAGTGCCTGCAATGTTCGCAGAGTCAG CGAGGGGCCTAAACCAGTGGCAACTCCTCGCCCTGACCGTCTGGTGAACCGATTGAAGAGCATCACCCTTGATGATGCCAGTGCTCCTCGTCTGGTCATCGTTAGACAGCCCCGCGGTCCTGACAACTCAAAG
- the csde1 gene encoding cold shock domain-containing protein E1 isoform X7, with product MGSPWKGFVEFTLPASPPTAFVSADLSSTSPVGLSLSPYGRSHIQVLSPVSEMERGSSEPPVARNTGSAPSTSTGPMSIPRSSSVSCHPQPGSKKHKRTPLYQRSMSFDPGMLHNNGHTAYANGSGPGIRETGVVEKLLTSYGFIQCSERQDRLFFHCSQYNGNLQDLKIGDDVEFEVSSDRRTGKRIAVKLLKIKPEVLPEERISGQVGPDLHAYPFTVLHGYIHPVVSSIPVHLDGKSGPVQVPNGSVCYERNGEVFYLTYTPEDVEGNIHLDTGDKVSFYMETNKHTGAVSARNIQLVKKKQMRCQGVVCATKEAFGFIERADVVKEIFFHYSEFKGDLEALQAGDDVEFTIKDRNGKEVATDVRLLPQGTVIFEDISIEQFEGTVVKVIPKVPTKNQNDPLPGRISSRIGFTDKELPFGEKDTKSKVTLLEGDHIQFNISTDRRDKLERATNIDVLPDTFDFTKETREMGVIAAIRDGFGFIKCVDRDARMFFHFSEVLEESQLHISDEVEFTVVPDMLSAQRNHAVRIKKLPKGTVSFHTQSEQRFMGVVEKEVIAVTTKNVSPTKGKEKESEEGVIGYEDCGVKLTVAYHTKDLEGGGLPQAGDKVEFSINEVKRTGQQSAVSIRVLNRTSSNAKRLHGFVATLKDNFGFIETANHDQEIFFHYSEMCGDLDSLELGDTVEYTLSKGKGNKVSAEKVTKVAAVNGIGEDVGAAVMMGKVIRPLRSVDPSQTEYQGLIEITEEGGTKGPSYPFGIMGMASKADCLQKGELVKFQVCTVSQTGQNMAYSVVPQRRALVECVKDQFGFITYEVGESKKLFFHVKEVQDGLELQTGDEVEFSVVLNQRTGKCSACNVRRVSEGPKPVATPRPDRLVNRLKSITLDDASAPRLVIVRQPRGPDNSKGFNVERKTRQPGVID from the exons ATGGGCAGCCCCTGGAAAGGCTTTGTTGAGTTTACCTTGCCTGCGTCGCCACCCACCGCGTTTGTTAGCGCTGACCTGAGCAGCACCTCCCCTGTCGGACTCAGCCTGTCGCCATATGGCCGCTCC CATATTCAAGTCCTCTCCCCCGTGTCAGAAATGGAAAGAGGCTCCTCTGAACCGCCAGTGGCTCGCAACACTGGCTCTGCCCCATCCACCTCTACCGGTCCCATGTCTATCCCCcgctcctcctccgtctcttgCCACCCCCAACCAGGAAGCAAAAAACACAAGCGGACTCCCTTGTATCAGAGATCA ATGAGTTTTGACCCAGGAATGCTCCATAACAATGGGCACACTGCATACGCCAATGGCTCAGGACCAGGCATTAGAGAGACTGGCGTGGTGGAGAAGCTTCTGACTTCCTATGGGTTCATCCAGTGCTCTGAACGTCAGGATCGTCTCTTCTTCCACTGCTCTCAGTACAATGGCAACCTGCAGGATCTCAAAATAGGAG ATGATGTAGAGTTTGAGGTATCCTCTGACAGGCGCACTGGCAAGCGCATAGCAGTGAAGCTGCTTAAGATAAAGCCAGAGGTGCTGCCAGAGGAGCGCATCTCGGGCCAGGTGGGGCCAGACCTGCACGCCTATCCCTTTACTGTGCTGCATGGTTATATTCATCCA GTTGTCTCATCAATCCCAGTGCACTTGGATGGAAAGTCTGGTCCTGTGCAGGTTCCCAATGGCAGTGTCTGTTATGAAAGAAATGGG GAAGTGTTCTACCTTACCTACACTCCTGAGGATGTAGAGGGTAACATCCACCTGGACACCGGTGACAAAGTCAGCTTTTACATGGAGACCAACAAACA CACTGGTGCGGTTAGTGCTCGTAATATTCagctggtgaagaagaaacagatgCGGTGCCAGGGTGTGGTGTGCGCTACAAAG GAGGCCTTTGGATTCATCGAAAGGGCTGACGTGGTGAAGGAGATCTTCTTTCACTACAGTGAGTTCAAGGGTGATTTGGAGGCTCTGCAGGCTGGAGATGATGTCGAGTTCACCATCAAAGACAGAAAT GGTAAAGAAGTAGCTACTGATGTGAGGCTGCTCCCTCAAGGAACGGTCATTTTTGAGGATATCAGCATTGAGCAGTTTGAAGGCACTGTCGTCAAGGTCATTCCCAAGGTTCCCACCAAAAACCAG AACGACCCTCTCCCAGGTCGCATCAGTTCTCGAATTGGTTTCACTGACAAGGAGCTGCCGTTCGGGGAGAAGGACACAAAATCCAAGGTGACCCTTTTGGAGGGCGATCACATTCAGTTCAACATCTCCACCGACCGCAGAGACAAGCTGGAGAGGGCGACGAACATCGACGTCCTCCCAGACACCTTCGACTTCACCAAGGAGACGCGTGAAATG GGGGTGATTGCGGCTATACGCGATGGCTTTGGCTTCATAAAGTGTGTGGATCGGGATGCTAGGATGTTCTTTCACTTCAGTGAAGTGCTGGAGGAGAGCCAACTGCACATCTCGGATGAAGTGGAGTTTACTGTTGTGCCT GATATGCTGTCTGCTCAGAGGAACCATGCCGTGCGCATCAAGAAGCTGCCCAAGGGCACTGTGTCTTTCCATACCCAGTCTGAGCAGCGCTTCATGGGTGTGGTGGAGAAAGAAGTTATTGCTGTCACCACAAAGAATGTCAGTCCTACCAAGGGCAAGGAGAAG GAATCGGAGGAAGGAGTTATTGGATATGAAGACTGTGGAGTGAAGCTCACTGTGGCATACCATACTAAAGACCTAGAGGGAGGAGGTCTCCCACAGGCTGGAGACAAG GTGGAGTTCTCTATCAACGAAGTGAAGCGAACTGGCCAGCAGAGCGCAGTCTCCATCAGGGTCCTCAACCGTACCTCCTCCAATGCCAAGAGACTACATGGATTTGTTGCCACACTGAAGGACAACTTTGGCTTCATTGAGACAGCAAATCATGACCAAGAGATTTTCTTTCACTACAG TGAGATGTGTGGAGACTTGGACAGTTTGGAGCTGGGCGACACAGTGGAGTACACGCTCTCtaaaggaaaaggaaacaaagtcAGTGCTGAAAAGGTTACCAAAGTGGCTGCAG TGAATGGCATTGGCGAGGATGTTGGTGCGGCAGTGATGATGGGCAAAGTCATCCGTCCTTTACGCAGTGTAGACCCCTCCCAAACAGAATACCAAGGGCTTATTGAAATCACAGAGGAAG GTGGAACAAAAGGTCCAAGTTATCCCTTTGGAATCATGGGTATGGCCAGCAAGGCAGATTGTCTGCAGAAAGGAGAACTTGTGAAGTTCCAGGTTTGCACAGTATCCCAGACTGGACAGAATATGGCCTATAGTGTTGTCCCCCAGCGTAGAGCCTTGGTGGAGTGTGTCAAAGACCAG TTTGGCTTCATCACATATGAGGTCGGTGAGAGCAAGAAACTGTTCTTCCACGTAAAAGAAGTGCAAGATGGCCTGGAGCTCCAAACCGGGGATGAGGTGGAGTTCTCGGTCGTCCTTAATCAACGCACAGGAAAATGTAGTGCCTGCAATGTTCGCAGAGTCAG CGAGGGGCCTAAACCAGTGGCAACTCCTCGCCCTGACCGTCTGGTGAACCGATTGAAGAGCATCACCCTTGATGATGCCAGTGCTCCTCGTCTGGTCATCGTTAGACAGCCCCGCGGTCCTGACAACTCAAAG
- the csde1 gene encoding cold shock domain-containing protein E1 isoform X4: MGSPWKGFVEFTLPASPPTAFVSADLSSTSPVGLSLSPYGRSHIQVLSPVSEMERGSSEPPVARNTGSAPSTSTGPMSIPRSSSVSCHPQPGSKKHKRTPLYQRSMSFDPGMLHNNGHTAYANGSGPGIRETGVVEKLLTSYGFIQCSERQDRLFFHCSQYNGNLQDLKIGDDVEFEVSSDRRTGKRIAVKLLKIKPEVLPEERISGQVGPDLHAYPFTVLHGYIHPVVSSIPVHLDGKSGPVQVPNGSVCYERNGEVFYLTYTPEDVEGNIHLDTGDKVSFYMETNKHTGAVSARNIQLVKKKQMRCQGVVCATKEAFGFIERADVVKEIFFHYSEFKGDLEALQAGDDVEFTIKDRNGKEVATDVRLLPQGTVIFEDISIEQFEGTVVKVIPKVPTKNQNDPLPGRISSRIGFTDKELPFGEKDTKSKVTLLEGDHIQFNISTDRRDKLERATNIDVLPDTFDFTKETREMGVIAAIRDGFGFIKCVDRDARMFFHFSEVLEESQLHISDEVEFTVVPDMLSAQRNHAVRIKKLPKGTVSFHTQSEQRFMGVVEKEVIAVTTKNVSPTKGKEKKKDKGKVVEKESEEGVIGYEDCGVKLTVAYHTKDLEGGGLPQAGDKVEFSINEVKRTGQQSAVSIRVLNRTSSNAKRLHGFVATLKDNFGFIETANHDQEIFFHYSEMCGDLDSLELGDTVEYTLSKGKGNKVSAEKVTKVAAVNGIGEDVGAAVMMGKVIRPLRSVDPSQTEYQGLIEITEEGGTKGPSYPFGIMGMASKADCLQKGELVKFQVCTVSQTGQNMAYSVVPQRRALVECVKDQFGFITYEVGESKKLFFHVKEVQDGLELQTGDEVEFSVVLNQRTGKCSACNVRRVSEGPKPVATPRPDRLVNRLKSITLDDASAPRLVIVRQPRGPDNSKGFNVERKTRQPGVID, encoded by the exons ATGGGCAGCCCCTGGAAAGGCTTTGTTGAGTTTACCTTGCCTGCGTCGCCACCCACCGCGTTTGTTAGCGCTGACCTGAGCAGCACCTCCCCTGTCGGACTCAGCCTGTCGCCATATGGCCGCTCC CATATTCAAGTCCTCTCCCCCGTGTCAGAAATGGAAAGAGGCTCCTCTGAACCGCCAGTGGCTCGCAACACTGGCTCTGCCCCATCCACCTCTACCGGTCCCATGTCTATCCCCcgctcctcctccgtctcttgCCACCCCCAACCAGGAAGCAAAAAACACAAGCGGACTCCCTTGTATCAGAGATCA ATGAGTTTTGACCCAGGAATGCTCCATAACAATGGGCACACTGCATACGCCAATGGCTCAGGACCAGGCATTAGAGAGACTGGCGTGGTGGAGAAGCTTCTGACTTCCTATGGGTTCATCCAGTGCTCTGAACGTCAGGATCGTCTCTTCTTCCACTGCTCTCAGTACAATGGCAACCTGCAGGATCTCAAAATAGGAG ATGATGTAGAGTTTGAGGTATCCTCTGACAGGCGCACTGGCAAGCGCATAGCAGTGAAGCTGCTTAAGATAAAGCCAGAGGTGCTGCCAGAGGAGCGCATCTCGGGCCAGGTGGGGCCAGACCTGCACGCCTATCCCTTTACTGTGCTGCATGGTTATATTCATCCA GTTGTCTCATCAATCCCAGTGCACTTGGATGGAAAGTCTGGTCCTGTGCAGGTTCCCAATGGCAGTGTCTGTTATGAAAGAAATGGG GAAGTGTTCTACCTTACCTACACTCCTGAGGATGTAGAGGGTAACATCCACCTGGACACCGGTGACAAAGTCAGCTTTTACATGGAGACCAACAAACA CACTGGTGCGGTTAGTGCTCGTAATATTCagctggtgaagaagaaacagatgCGGTGCCAGGGTGTGGTGTGCGCTACAAAG GAGGCCTTTGGATTCATCGAAAGGGCTGACGTGGTGAAGGAGATCTTCTTTCACTACAGTGAGTTCAAGGGTGATTTGGAGGCTCTGCAGGCTGGAGATGATGTCGAGTTCACCATCAAAGACAGAAAT GGTAAAGAAGTAGCTACTGATGTGAGGCTGCTCCCTCAAGGAACGGTCATTTTTGAGGATATCAGCATTGAGCAGTTTGAAGGCACTGTCGTCAAGGTCATTCCCAAGGTTCCCACCAAAAACCAG AACGACCCTCTCCCAGGTCGCATCAGTTCTCGAATTGGTTTCACTGACAAGGAGCTGCCGTTCGGGGAGAAGGACACAAAATCCAAGGTGACCCTTTTGGAGGGCGATCACATTCAGTTCAACATCTCCACCGACCGCAGAGACAAGCTGGAGAGGGCGACGAACATCGACGTCCTCCCAGACACCTTCGACTTCACCAAGGAGACGCGTGAAATG GGGGTGATTGCGGCTATACGCGATGGCTTTGGCTTCATAAAGTGTGTGGATCGGGATGCTAGGATGTTCTTTCACTTCAGTGAAGTGCTGGAGGAGAGCCAACTGCACATCTCGGATGAAGTGGAGTTTACTGTTGTGCCT GATATGCTGTCTGCTCAGAGGAACCATGCCGTGCGCATCAAGAAGCTGCCCAAGGGCACTGTGTCTTTCCATACCCAGTCTGAGCAGCGCTTCATGGGTGTGGTGGAGAAAGAAGTTATTGCTGTCACCACAAAGAATGTCAGTCCTACCAAGGGCAAGGAGAAG AAAAAAGACAAG GGTAAAGTCGTAGAAAAG GAATCGGAGGAAGGAGTTATTGGATATGAAGACTGTGGAGTGAAGCTCACTGTGGCATACCATACTAAAGACCTAGAGGGAGGAGGTCTCCCACAGGCTGGAGACAAG GTGGAGTTCTCTATCAACGAAGTGAAGCGAACTGGCCAGCAGAGCGCAGTCTCCATCAGGGTCCTCAACCGTACCTCCTCCAATGCCAAGAGACTACATGGATTTGTTGCCACACTGAAGGACAACTTTGGCTTCATTGAGACAGCAAATCATGACCAAGAGATTTTCTTTCACTACAG TGAGATGTGTGGAGACTTGGACAGTTTGGAGCTGGGCGACACAGTGGAGTACACGCTCTCtaaaggaaaaggaaacaaagtcAGTGCTGAAAAGGTTACCAAAGTGGCTGCAG TGAATGGCATTGGCGAGGATGTTGGTGCGGCAGTGATGATGGGCAAAGTCATCCGTCCTTTACGCAGTGTAGACCCCTCCCAAACAGAATACCAAGGGCTTATTGAAATCACAGAGGAAG GTGGAACAAAAGGTCCAAGTTATCCCTTTGGAATCATGGGTATGGCCAGCAAGGCAGATTGTCTGCAGAAAGGAGAACTTGTGAAGTTCCAGGTTTGCACAGTATCCCAGACTGGACAGAATATGGCCTATAGTGTTGTCCCCCAGCGTAGAGCCTTGGTGGAGTGTGTCAAAGACCAG TTTGGCTTCATCACATATGAGGTCGGTGAGAGCAAGAAACTGTTCTTCCACGTAAAAGAAGTGCAAGATGGCCTGGAGCTCCAAACCGGGGATGAGGTGGAGTTCTCGGTCGTCCTTAATCAACGCACAGGAAAATGTAGTGCCTGCAATGTTCGCAGAGTCAG CGAGGGGCCTAAACCAGTGGCAACTCCTCGCCCTGACCGTCTGGTGAACCGATTGAAGAGCATCACCCTTGATGATGCCAGTGCTCCTCGTCTGGTCATCGTTAGACAGCCCCGCGGTCCTGACAACTCAAAG